The nucleotide sequence AAGGCGATGGAAGCTTCTTACATCCATAAGTACAAGGGCAACTATTACCTGTCTTACAGTACGGCTGACTTGCGTATTGCCTACGGCATGTCCAAGAACCCGATGGGCCCCTACGAATACAAGGGAATCTTCATGGGGAACCCGAACATTGGTGGCCAGAACATCAACGCGAACAACAACAACCACCATGGCATTGCCGAATTCAAGGGCCACTGGTACGTTGCCTACCATGACCGCCGTATCGCGAACGGTTACGATGGCCTGGAAAAGATTCCTGCCGACGACGGCAAGGCGAATCCGGCGCCCGCATACCACCGCAGCGTAAGCGTCGATGAATTCTATTACAATGGCGATGGCACCATGAAGGAACTGACCTTCACGAAGGAAGGTCCGAAGCAGATTGAAAACTTTGATCCGTACGACTGGTATCCGGCACTCACGAGCTCCAAGCAGAAGGGCATCCGCAGTCGCTCCAACTGGGCTCCGGGTAAGGTCGCCGAGCACTTGTTGCTCCCGCTTTCCACGAAGGAATCCTGGATTCGCGTGAGTGGCGTGGACTTCGGTACGGCCGCTACGGGCTTTACCGTGCAGGCAGCAAGTGCTGCCGACGGCAACAAGATTGAAATCCATACCGGTTCTGCAAGCGGTACCTTGGCGGGCACATGTACGCTCAAGAATACCGGCAACAAGTCTACCTTTGCTGAAACCAAGTGCGAAGTGGAAGGCCTGAAGGGTGTCGTGGAATCCTTGTTCCTCGTGTTCAAGGGCTCGCAGGATTCGACCATGGCAATCAAGGCTTGGGGCTTCGAAGGAAGCGGCTCTACTCCGCCGACTCCTCAGACTCCTTATGGCGACAAGGCTGTGACGATTCCGGCTAAGATCGAAGCCGAAAACTATGACGTTCCGGGCACGGGCCGCGGTGATGAAGCGCAATCCTATAGCGACAACGAGTCCGAAAACCAGGGCGATGCCGAATTCCGTACCGACTTGGGAGTCGATATCGTGCTCGGTGGTACCGGCAAGGCTATTGGTTACACCGCTGCTGGTGAATGGCTGGAATACTCGATCGTGGTTCCAGAAGATGGCGAATACGCCTTGAAGGCATCGGCTTCTACCGGTATGGAAAACGGCGCAAGCTTCTGCCTGCTTGTCGATGGCAAGGTCGTGGGCGATACCGTGAAGGTCCCGCAGACTGGCGAAGACTGGAGCGTCTATGAAGAATTCAATGCCGGTAATGCGACCCTGACCAAGGGCGAACACATTGTCCGACTGGTGATTACCGGCGACAACGTGAACGTGGACTGGTTCTCGATTGGCGAAGTGGCCACGGGGATCCAGCAGGAAGCCAAGCTGAATGTTGCCTCTGTCTCGACTTACGATGTATTTGACTTGAGCGGCAAGAAGATTGCAAGCTTTACGGCCCGCAACATGATCGAAGCCACTAAGATGTGGCGCGATGGTTCCGTGAAGGGGTCTGAAAAGGCCCGCGGCGTGAACCTGCTCCGTAACCGCACCAGCGGCATGGTGACCAAAATTCGCACCGCGAAGTAAAGATTTATAAATAAACCATTGACAAAAAGTCAAAGAAAAGTGTCCTTCGGGGCACTTTTTTTTGTGCTTTTGAAGATAATTTTAAAGATAGAAGGTGTGGTGTTTTACCTTCAGAGGAGTCCTTTATGGATGTTTGGAATGTTAAAGGCCTGAAGAAGGCCGCGTGTTTGATTGTGGGCTTGGCGGCTTTCGGCCTTGCCGACAACCCGATTTCGACTTACCATTACCTGGCAGACCCGGGTGCTGCCGCTGACGATGAGTACTTCTATATCATCACGGACTCCGATGACCCGGCTCCGTACAATTCTAACGGTTACAAGATTTACGCCCTTTATGCATTCCGCAGTAGGGATATGCAGAACTGGACCGACTTCGGCATTATTTACGATGCCCGTAAGGTGAGCGGCATTAACGACATTTGGGCTTCTGGCATTGCCGTGCATAACGGTACGTTCTACATCGTGTTCCCCGATGGCGGTGGCGGCGGTATCGGCTATATCAAGGCTCCTGCAATTGAAGGCCCGTGGACG is from Fibrobacter sp. UWT2 and encodes:
- a CDS encoding carbohydrate-binding protein, with the protein product MDYRKVWELKSLKKAACLVAGLAAFGLADNPISSYHYLADPGAAADDTYFYVITDSDDPAAYNANGYNIKALYGFRTKDMKNWTDFGIIYDARKVDGIGDIWASGIAVNPNDHRLYIVFPDGGGGGIGLIGADSIAGPWTNPVSGNKKLINNWGGGISDCDGIGWCFDPAIFFDDDGTGYFTFGGGSSDSRPANNNNNDIFNIYKLNKDMKGFDVSTKTHLKIGGPKAMEASYIHKYKGNYYLSYSTADLRIAYGMSKNPMGPYEYKGIFMGNPNIGGQNINANNNNHHGIAEFKGHWYVAYHDRRIANGYDGLEKIPADDGKANPAPAYHRSVSVDEFYYNGDGTMKELTFTKEGPKQIENFDPYDWYPALTSSKQKGIRSRSNWAPGKVAEHLLLPLSTKESWIRVSGVDFGTAATGFTVQAASAADGNKIEIHTGSASGTLAGTCTLKNTGNKSTFAETKCEVEGLKGVVESLFLVFKGSQDSTMAIKAWGFEGSGSTPPTPQTPYGDKAVTIPAKIEAENYDVPGTGRGDEAQSYSDNESENQGDAEFRTDLGVDIVLGGTGKAIGYTAAGEWLEYSIVVPEDGEYALKASASTGMENGASFCLLVDGKVVGDTVKVPQTGEDWSVYEEFNAGNATLTKGEHIVRLVITGDNVNVDWFSIGEVATGIQQEAKLNVASVSTYDVFDLSGKKIASFTARNMIEATKMWRDGSVKGSEKARGVNLLRNRTSGMVTKIRTAK